A stretch of DNA from Pontiella agarivorans:
TTTTATCGGGCGGAGCAGGGGCGATGGATCAGCCGTGACCCAGTTGGAGAATTGGGAGGTATTAATCTGCAGGGAATGTCGGCGAACGATGTCGCGAATAAGATTGATACTTTGGGGCAAAGCTATGGAAATCCTGTGTCTGGTCCTGCTGGGCCTGTAGGACCCTCCGATCCACCACCCACTCCGCCGTCGGGTAGTCACGGCAATTGGTGGGGGAAAGGTTGGTGCAATGGGGAAAAATAGGCCGGAATCAGGACCGGATCCTTATCCGAATCCAGACGGTCCAGATTACAATGAACCGGTAGACTCTCGGGATGCTTGTGCTGTAGCGCATGATCGTTGCATTAAGAATTATCCTCAACAGGCATTGAGGGATTGTACGGTGGATTGCGATAGGTAAATGTCAGATTGTTTGAGCAAGGCTGGATATGATTTCTATATATGGCTATTCGGGGAAATAATACCATGGCTTCATGAGAACGGTATTGTTGAGCCGTAGCACAATCAAAAGAGGTGTAAGTTGAATTGTTTTGTTTGTGGAAAGTTTTGGGTATTAGCGCTAATTCTTGCTGTAGGATTGTGTGAAGGGTGCTCTCGCGGCGATGGAGTTCAATCTGGGGAGCGAGAAACGATATTGCGTCCTGAAATGAAGGTTTCGTTGCATGGAAACAGCTTGCTGGATGATATCGAAATCTTCTGTCCCAGTACGGGGAGACGAAGGGTTGTGATGGGTAAAGATGCGCACGTCTTTTCCGTTAAAGGGCGAACGTCAAGGTGGTTTGGAAGCTTTGGGGTTTATGCTCGTAAATCTTCAAACATATTCCGCCCAAAAGCGTTTTTTTATGAGGAGGGGCTGCAACACTTTAGCAGTCTCAAAGACGCACGGACCTGGGTTGCACAACGGAGAAGTTTTTCACGGATATATTCTAATGGAGAGGGATTAATTATCAGCCTTTCTGAGGGTGATAAGCTTGAAATACGATTGTGGCAAATCTTTATTAACGGAGTTGCCCCGAAGGGTTTTCCTGAGCCCATGAGTGATATTAAGCTATCAGATGCCGTCGAGTATAAACAATTGAATGATTTTAAGCCGTCTGAGCCAAAATATGTTGAAGGAATTTTATTTTCCGGGCGAGTGCAGGATTTGATGAATGAGGGCAATATTGCCTTTGAGCAGGTGCTTGATGCTATTGAGCATGGTACGGTGAATACACTGTCTGATGGCCGTGTAATATATGAGTACGGACCGAAGATGCCTAAATATGATTTCATTAATCCGTTCCATAGCATTCGTGTATATATGAGTGCCGACGGGCAAGTTGAATATTTGAGATCAGAGCAACGGTGAGCGGTACCAGACATCAGATCCTGTTTCGATTGGAACGGATTCCGAAAAACTCAAAGAACTTCCTGTCGCAATTTCTGCCCTTCGTGAGATGTTTGGAGGCGGCGGTTAGTATAATAAATCCTGGCGCATAATGTATGAAGGTCGTTGTTACAATTTCAACGATAGCATTGGGAAAAGGGGCCGTTCAGGACTGACCTTTGGGTTGTGCCGGGTAATGATACGGACTTCATTAATTGTATTAACAGCAGTGCTGGAAACGCTTGGGGCACTATGTGCCTCATCGGGGAATTTCATTCAGAACATAGCCTCGAGTTTTTCGAAACGGGAGAGGATCGGGCAGAATCCCTTGAGCCTACGGACAAGCCTTTTCCCTCGTTTATCCGCTGATGGGATGAAGGAGGTTGGTGCATTCTCTCACTTTATGCATTGTTTCGATAGCTCCGGAGCATTGAGCGTTATTCCGCGATACTGAAAAGGCGTTTCCAATGGTTGGAAACGCCTTTTGAAATGTGCTGTGGAACCGGTCAGTCCTGCTTATAGTGCATGGATTTGAAGGCTTCGCCGAACATTTTTGCTTTGTGCACGAGGGTTTCCATCAGGGATTCGGCGGCGGTGACGTTGTTCATGTCTTTGAACTCGCCGGCATCGAGGATATCGGGAGACCGAAGATAAAGGGCCGGTGTTGAAATACACCAGCCCTTTATTGTGAATTCTTATTTCCCTTTCAGGATATCGGCGAAGAAGTTGTTGCCTTTGTCGTCGACGAGGATGATGGCCGGGAAGTCTTCGACTTCGATTTTTCGGACGGCTTCCATGCCGAGCTCTTCCATATCGACGATTTCGACTTTTTTGATGTTCTTTTCGGCGAGGAGGGCGGCGGGGCCGCCGACGGAGCCGAGGTAGAAGCCGCCGTGCTCCTGGCAGCTGTCGGTGACTTCCTGTGCGCGGTTGCCTTTGGCGAGCATGACCATGGAGCCGCCCTTCGACTGGAATTCTGTGACATAGGGGTCCATGCGCTGCGCGGTGGTGGGGCCGAAGGAGCCGGAGGGTTTTCCTTCGGGGGTTTTGGCCGGGCCGGCGTAGTAGACCGGGTGGTTTTTAAAGTATTCGGGCATCGGTTCGCCGGCATCGAGCTTTTCCTTGATTTTGGCGTGGGCGATGTCGCGTGCCACAATCAGGGTGCCGTTGAGGCGCAGGCGGGTGAGGACCGGATAGGTTGAAAGTTCTTTGAGAATTTCTTCCATCGGGCGGTTGAGGTCGATGACCGGTGCGGTGTCGGCTTGTTTGCCGATATTTTCCGGGGCATACATGGCGGGATCGTATTCGAGCTGTTCAAGAAAGACGCCGTCTTTGGTGATTTTGGCTTTGATGTTGCGGTCGGCCGAGCAGGAGACGCCGAGGCCGACGGGGCAGCTGGCGGCGTGGCGGGGCAGGCGGATGACGCGGACGTCGTGGCAGAAATATTTTCCGCCGAACTGGGCACCGATTTTGGAGTCCTGTGCCATTTTGAGTACTTTTTCCTCCCATTCGAGGTCGCGGTAGGCGCGGCCGGTTTCATCGCCGGAGGTGGGCAGGTCGTCGAGGGCGCCGATGGAGGCCATTTTGACGTATTTCATGGTGGCTTCGGCGGAGGTGCCGCCGA
This window harbors:
- a CDS encoding fumarate hydratase; amino-acid sequence: MSNYTYTPTFQHSGDNTPYRLITKDGVRTETFNGKEVLIVEPEALEQLSYEAFCDVSFYLRPGHMKQVAAILDDPEASENDIFVARSFLENSIIAAHGELPTCQDTGTSIVTGTKGGYVWTDFDEKEALSKGVFKAYQERNLRYSQIAPLSMFTEKNTGNNLPAQIDLYAGKGAEYNLTFIAKGGGSANKSYLYQKTKSLLNEETLTEFLKAELFTVGTAACPPYHFAVVIGGTSAEATMKYVKMASIGALDDLPTSGDETGRAYRDLEWEEKVLKMAQDSKIGAQFGGKYFCHDVRVIRLPRHAASCPVGLGVSCSADRNIKAKITKDGVFLEQLEYDPAMYAPENIGKQADTAPVIDLNRPMEEILKELSTYPVLTRLRLNGTLIVARDIAHAKIKEKLDAGEPMPEYFKNHPVYYAGPAKTPEGKPSGSFGPTTAQRMDPYVTEFQSKGGSMVMLAKGNRAQEVTDSCQEHGGFYLGSVGGPAALLAEKNIKKVEIVDMEELGMEAVRKIEVEDFPAIILVDDKGNNFFADILKGK